A stretch of DNA from Salifodinibacter halophilus:
TCGCCGACTACTGCGAAGAGACGACGGACGACGTGTCGCGCGCCGCCGAGGCCGACGTGGTGTTCGTCGCAGTCAAACCCGACATCGTCGAGGCCGTCCTCTCGGAGCTCGACCTGTCTCCAGACC
This window harbors:
- a CDS encoding NAD(P)-binding domain-containing protein, whose translation is MVRTSVIGCGNMGSALLTGLWKAGGHSVVACDLDPDALAAVADYCEETTDDVSRAAEADVVFVAVKPDIVEAVLSELDLSPD